Proteins from a genomic interval of Actinoalloteichus hymeniacidonis:
- the ehuC gene encoding ectoine/hydroxyectoine ABC transporter permease subunit EhuC, with translation MSPGLWQYMIEGLVVTLQLTIFGALLGLVFAFAAGLARLSKHKILRAMGFLYTEIFRGMSALIVLFWLIFVIPRFGYQLAPLFAGVLALALNIGAYGAEVVRGAVRAIPQSQLEAATALNFTPWQRTRKVVLPQAIVAMIPAFSNNLIELLKASALVSIVYLSDLTFGAQLVRASTQNTAGVFGGLLVAYGVIALIFTVLMRFLERRAAASLGRTVPPGMIARIFRKEASA, from the coding sequence TTGTCTCCGGGACTCTGGCAATACATGATCGAAGGGCTGGTGGTCACCCTCCAGCTCACGATCTTCGGTGCCCTGCTCGGACTGGTCTTCGCATTCGCCGCAGGCTTGGCGCGGCTGTCGAAGCACAAGATCCTCCGTGCGATGGGTTTCCTCTACACCGAGATCTTCCGAGGGATGTCCGCGCTGATCGTGCTGTTCTGGCTGATCTTCGTCATCCCCCGCTTCGGCTACCAGCTCGCCCCGCTGTTCGCCGGGGTGCTCGCGCTCGCCTTGAACATCGGGGCCTATGGTGCCGAGGTGGTCCGGGGTGCGGTCCGCGCCATCCCGCAGAGCCAGCTCGAGGCCGCGACCGCGTTGAACTTCACCCCATGGCAGCGGACGCGCAAGGTGGTGCTGCCGCAGGCGATCGTCGCGATGATCCCCGCCTTCAGCAACAACCTGATCGAACTGCTCAAAGCCAGCGCGCTGGTCTCGATCGTGTACCTGTCCGATCTGACCTTCGGTGCGCAGCTGGTCCGCGCCTCGACGCAGAACACCGCAGGGGTGTTCGGCGGCCTGTTGGTCGCCTACGGGGTGATCGCGTTGATATTCACGGTGCTCATGCGCTTCCTTGAGCGGCGAGCTGCGGCCTCGCTCGGTCGAACGGTGCCGCCGGGCATGATCGCCCGCATCTTCCGCAAGGAGGCCTCGGCATGA